Proteins from one Elgaria multicarinata webbii isolate HBS135686 ecotype San Diego chromosome 3, rElgMul1.1.pri, whole genome shotgun sequence genomic window:
- the RAB5B gene encoding ras-related protein Rab-5B, protein MTSRGAARPNGQSQASKICQFKLVLLGESAVGKSSLVLRFVKGQFHEYQESTIGAAFLTQSVCLDDTTVKFEIWDTAGQERYHSLAPMYYRGAQAAIVVYDITNQETFARAKTWVKELQRQASPNIVIALAGNKADLANKRMVEYEEAQAYADDNSLLFMETSAKTAMNVNDLFLAIAKKLPKSEPQNTGGAVGRNRGVDLHEQSQQNKSQCCSN, encoded by the exons ATGACCAGCAGAGGAGCTGCCAGGCCGAATGGTCAGTCACAAGCCAGTAAGATCTGTCAGTTCAAGCTAGTACTACTGGGTGAATCAGCAGTCGGCAAGTCCAGCCTGGTGCTGCGCTTTGTCAAGGGACAGTTCCACGAATACCAGGAGAGCACCATTGGTG CGGCTTTCCTCACACAGTCTGTCTGCCTAGATGACACAACGGTAAAGTTTGAGATCTGGGACACAGCTGGCCAGGAAAGATATCACAGTTTGGCCCCTATGTATTACCGAGGGGCTCAAGCTGCCATTGTCGTGTATGACATAACCAACCAG GAAACGTTTGCACGAGCAAAAACATGGGTGAAAGAACTCCAGCGACAAGCTAGCCCAAATATTGTTATAGCCTTAGCGGGAAATAAGGCTGATCTTGCCAACAAGCGCATGGTAGAATATGAA GAGGCCCAGGCTTATGCAGATGACAACAGTCTATTGTTTATGGAGACATCTGCCAAGACAGCAATGAATGTTAACGACCTCTTCCTGGCGATAG CTAAGAAGCTGCCAAAGAGTGAGCCCCAGAACACAGGCGGTGCCGTGGGTCGGAATCGAGGTGTGGACCTTCATGAGCAGTCCCAGCAGAACAAGAGCCAGTGTTGTAGCAACTAA